The sequence CTATCAATAAATCTTCAAATCACCTAAAAGATATCAAAAAAAACGAAATGAGTTCTGTAGTATTTATCAGAGACTACATACAATTAATTTTTGAAAATGATGAAGAAACTATTGTGACATTTTATGCTCCCTAATCAATCAAATGGTTACAAAAGTCAATCAAGTTATGGGAGATTTGGATTCAACTGAAATGAACAAGTTTATTCAAATAATTAACATGATAAGTGAAAGAGCCAAGAATTTTAACAAATGAAAAAAATCAAAAGAAATTTAAATTTAATTGTTTTAAAAAAAGATCTTTGCAAATGCAGAGATCTTTTTTTATTAGTATTGTTATTGTATATTAACACTCGTGGGAAGTATGATCATTGGAGTATAATGGTTACTTCAATATGTGATGGACAAAGGAGAAATGGGGAACGGATGCCTACTATACTAGTTGCTGACGACGATGCGAACATTCGCGAACTTGTATGTTTATTTCTACGCAACGACGGATTCGCAACTGCTGAAGCCGCGGACGGTAAGGATGCACTGGCCGTCTACACCTCAAGGCAGGTCGATCTAGTCGTACTCGATATTATGATGCCGATTATGGATGGTTGGATGTTATGCAAGGAGCTACGAAGAGCCAATCCAGACCTTCCGTTACTTATGCTAACTGCAAGAGGAGAAACGTGGGAGAAAGTAAAAGGTTTCGAACTTGGGGCGGACGATTATTTGACAAAACCATTCGATCCATTGGAGTTGACGGCTCGTGTTAAGGCATTGCTGAAACGATACCGAATTG comes from Paenibacillus sp. 19GGS1-52 and encodes:
- a CDS encoding response regulator transcription factor, whose amino-acid sequence is MPTILVADDDANIRELVCLFLRNDGFATAEAADGKDALAVYTSRQVDLVVLDIMMPIMDGWMLCKELRRANPDLPLLMLTARGETWEKVKGFELGADDYLTKPFDPLELTARVKALLKRYRIGSTQTIQFGNVLLDRQTYKVMRGKESFTLPLKEFELLYKLAGTPGQVFTREQLIDQIWGIDYAGDDRTIDVHIKRLRERFATTPDFRIETIRGLGYRLEVYE